GTCGGCGAGCACCTTCGCGAGCGCGGTCCCCCACGCGCCCGCGCCCAGCACCGCGACCTTCCGTTCGACCTGCGCGCTCGTCATCGCTCCAAGATACCAACTCTGGTAGCCTGCGGGGGCTTTGCAGAAGACCTTTGGGGCCTGGCTCGCCGTCGTGGCGCTCGCCGGGTCATCCGCTCTCAACGCCGGCTGCAGCTGCAACCCGGCCTGCCAGTTCCGGGGGACCATCAACCAGCCCGAGAACCTCTCGATGCGCCGGTCGATGCTGCGGAAGGCGATGGGTGACTTCTGCAAGCAGATGAAGAGCCGCAACGCCCCGCTGAAGCTGAGCGCCGACTCGCCGGTGATTGGGCGCTTCTATCCGAGCCAGTGCACCGCGAGCGAGGGCGACACGCTCCACGTGACCTTCGCCGGCATGGGCTACGCCTGGACCAACGTCACGAAGAAGGTGACCTTCAACGGCGGCGGGTCGGCCGCGTTCCGGTACGACTTCCAGGTGACCGACGGCGATCAGTGCGACATCTACTCGTACTTCCGCCCGCAGCGCATCGACGCGTCCAACTTCCAGACCCATCGCATCGAGAGCCCGCTCGCGACGATGTTCGCCGGCATCTCCTCGCTCGGGAACGACTTCGGCAAGCAGACGCTCGCGCAGAAGCTGCAGGAAGGGTTCACCGTCATCGCGAAGGACGGGAGCGAGGCCAACGTGGAGCTCGCGCTCGGCATCGTCCCGCTCGGAAAGAAGCCGTTCCACCCGTACCAGGTCGAGCGCGGCGACGGGCGCGTCACCTACGAGAACGAGCGCACCGAGGTCCACCAGAACCAGCGCGACTTCATCGGTCCGATCGTGGTGGAGGAGGAGAAGAAGGCGATCTACCTCACCGCCGCGGTCGACGGCATCCCCGCGATCGACGTCCTCGTGATGCGCAAGGCGGACGCGGAGCAGTCGCTCGGCCTCTACTACGAATACGCGCAGTCGGGCCCGCTCCAGGGCACGCCGATGCGGTCGGAGGTCCTCGCGCAGGGGAATCAACTGAAGCGTTCGATTGTCGTTCCGCCCGGGACCTATTACATCGTCCTGGACAACACCCCGACCGCCGGTCAGGTGGCCCCGGTGGTGAACGCGCTCGACGACCGCGCCGCCGTCGTCAACTACCTCATCCAGATCGGCGACGCGTCGTGAGCGAAGAAGAAGAGACGGTCGAGGCGAAGGAGGAGGCGAAGGAAGAGGTCGCCCCGGCGAAGGATGCGCCGCCAAAGCCCGCGCGCGAGCACAAGAAGCCGGAGCGGCCGCCGATCAAGGTGCTGCGCACGGTGTACTGGGCGCTCTGGTTCGTCCTCACGCCGTTCCTCCTCGCCTGCATCCTCGTCTGGGCGCTCACGCCCGCGAGCGGGATCGATCGCGGCGGCGTCCTCGGCTGGATCGAGGAGCGCGTGCGCGATCAGCCGGTCCCGTTCGGGATCGTCACGTTCACGATGTTCGAGATGGCGCTGTGGTGGGTGCGCCATCACCTCCCGCTCGCGTACCACGCCCATCCGCCGCTGCGCGACGGCCTGCCGAAGGGGATCCGCGGCCCGTTCGAGAAGGCGCGCGCGCTCGTCGAGGAGGCGGAGGCGATCCTCGAGAAGAACAAGGGCGCGATCGAGAAGGAGCTCTCGGCGAAGGAGCGCGCGACGCTCAAGGCCGACCTCGACGCGCTCGAAGACGCGATGGAGCGTGAGCCGTTCGACGAGGAGGCGTTCCTCGAGGCGGCGGTGAAGGCCGACGGCGAGGTCGACACGAAGCTCGGTCGCTGGCGCAAGAGCGAGGCGCGCGAGTACGCCGAGTCGATCCTGATCGCGATCGCGGTCGCGATGGCGCTGCGCGCGTTCGTGGTCGAGGCGTTCAAGATCCCGAGCGGCTCGATGATCCCCACCTTGCAGGTCGGCGATCACATCTTCGTCAACAAGTTCACCTACGGCCCCGCGATCCCGTGGACGCAGTCGCGGCTGTGGTCGCGCATGCCGCCCGAGCGCGGCGACGTGATCGTCTTCGCGTTCCCCGAGCACCCCGATCAGGACTTCATCAAGCGCGTCATCGCGATCCCGGGCGACAAGCTCGAGGCGCGCGGCGGCCACCCGATCATCAACGGGTGGGAGGTGCCGAGCTGCTCCGCCGGCACCTACAGCTACAGCGAGGCCCCCGACGGCTCGAAGCGCGAAGGTGAGGTCTTCGTCGAGTTCCTCGAAGACGAGGCTTACCTCACGTTCTACGATCGCTCGAACCTCGGCTCCGAGTACCAGGGCCCGTACTTCGTGAAGCCGGGCGAGGTCTGGGTCATGGGCGACAACCGTCACAACAGCCACGACTCGCGGCTCTGGTTCGGCGGCACCGGCGGCGGAGTCCCTTACGAGAAGATCAAGGGGCGCGCGCTCTTCGTCTGGCTCAGCGTCTCGGACTCGATCGACTGGTCGCGCATGTTCGCGCCGGTCATGGGGCGTCCGCCGAGCCACGGTCCGTTCCCCGGCATGAACCCCGCGCTGAAGGCGCTCGAAGGCCCGGTCGACAAGTGCCTCCGCGCGCGCCCTCCGCTCGAGAAGACGCGGCCGCCGGCGGGCGGGGGTACGATCCGGTGATGAAGCTCGCGGGTGTGCTCGTGGTCACGGCCTTGCTCGGCGCGTGCGCGGCGGCGGAGAAGGGCGCGCGCGAAGACCCGATGAAGTGCGAGCGCGATCCGAAGTGCGATAAAAAGCGCGGTCGCACGGCGGACTGCTCGACGCAGTGCACGGACGATCCCGCCTGCATGGAGCGCTGCGAGCAGATGCAGGCGCCGTCCAAGCTCGGTCGCTGATGCGCCGCGCCTGCGCCGTCGCCGTCGTGGCGGCCGTCGCATGCGAGAGCGGGATGGCGGCGTCGCCGCGGCAGGTGCGCGAGCACGTCGAGATCGCGAGCGGCGCTCGCCTCAAGGCGGTGGTCTGGGAGATCGGCGGAGATCCCGACGTCCGGCGCTTCGACCATTTCTTCGACCTCGCGCGGAACGAGGAGTGCGCGTTCGTCGACGGCGAGCGCGCCAACGTCGCGCCGGGTCCCGTCTACTACTGCCTCCCTCGCGGCGCCGCGGTCCACGACGTCGACGGGCTGCTCGCGTTGTACGAAGACGCGAGCTGCACCGCGCCGGTCGCGCTCTCGCCGTTCGACGGGCCGTCGGGGTACGTCGTCGCGCGGCCTCGCGACGCGTGCGCCGCGTCGTTCGTCGTTCACCGCGCGGGCGCGCCGCGCACGATCGAGCCGTACGTGCGGACGGACGACGGCTGTCTCCCGCGCGGAGGCCCCGCGGTGGTGCAGTCGCTCGGCGAGGTGATCCCGCTCGCGTCGTTCGTGCGCGCCGTCGAGGAGCCGGCGCTGGCGGACACGCGGATCCGGCCGCTCGTGCTCGCCGCCGCCGACGGCGCGCGGCAGCCGCTCGGCGGCTGGGACGACGAGCGGAAGGAGGTCGTGCGCGTCCCGAACGCGGCGGTGCTCGGCGAGGCGCGCTGGTTCCCCGCGCGCGTCGCGTTCGCCGGCGGCGGCACCGTCCTCTTCTCGCGGCCCGGGTGCGAAGCGCCGGCGCTGACGAAGAACGCGCGCGACGCGCAGTGTCCGCTCACCGCCGCGTTCGCGTATTCCGGGGAATGCGGTGGAGGAGACTACGTCGCGCTCGGCGCGCGCCTCGATCCCGCGACGCTCTGGCAAGAGGACGGCAGCGGGCGCTGCGTCGGCGCCGACGGCGGCGCGGGCGCGTCCGTGCTCGCGTTCGCGCGGGGCCCCGTCATCCCGCGCGCGTCGTTCGCGGAGGCGGTGCCGACCGAGCGCGGGGCGGGGCGCGTCCGGCTCCACGGGTACGCGTTCGCGTTCGACACGTTCTACGACACCGCGACGTCGGCTCCCTGCGCGCCGATGCCGGCGGCGGACGGGACGACGCGCTGCCTCCCGACCGTGTCGGCGTCCGGCGTCCTCTTCGCCGATCCCGCGTGCACGATCCCGGCGCTCGAGCAGCACCCCGATCCGTGTGGGCTCGCGCCGCTCCCGGCGTTCGTGCGCTCGAGCGGCCGCGTGTTCGAGGTGACGGACGAGGTGAAGGCGCTCTTCGAGCGGGACGGCGCGAGCTGCCGCCGCCGCGCGGTCTCCGCCGGCGCGCGCGCCTACGTCCTCGTAGAGGTGGACCTCGAGCCCTTCGCACCCGCGACGACGCGCGAGCTATGAGGTACGACTCCCGGTGATGAGCACGAAGAAGACCGTGATGGTGACGTTGTTCCAGGAAGGCTCGACGTGCGCGATCCCGGTGCCGTTCGATCCGAAGGAAGTCTTCGGCAAGACGCGCGCAAAGGTTGTAGTGACGATCAACCGGCACACGTACCGGAGCACGATCGCGTCGATGGGCGGCTCGCTCTGGATCCCGTTGCGGAAGAGCAACCGCGAGGCGGCGGGCGTCGCGGGGAGCGAGACGTTGAAGGTCACGCTGGAGCTCGACGAGGAGAAGCGGGAGGTGAAGCCGCCGGCCGACCTCGTGAAGGCGCTCGAGGCCGCGCCGCCGGCGTGGGACGCCTGGAAGGCGCTCTCGTTCTCGCACCAGCGCGAGCACGTCGAGGCGATCGAGGAGGCGAAGAAGCCGGAGACCCGCGCGCGCCGGCTCGAGAAGGCGGTGGAGATGCTGTCGAAGCCGAAGGCAAAATCGAAGGCGAAATGACCTTTTACGCGACGTTGCTGATCCTCAAGTTCCTCGCCGTAATGGCTTATGCCGGCGCGGCGACTGCCGCTTATCTCGCGCCGGACGCGGCGGCGCGGAAGTGGCTGGCGCACCGCGTGGCGGGGCCGGCGATCACGGTCGTGTGGACGGCGGGTTATACGCTGATGACGCTCAAGGAGATCCGGTTCACCGAGCTCTGGATCGTGGCGGGCGCGGTCGGCTCGCTCGCGGCGAACCTGATCCTGATCCGCAACGTCGGGCGGCCGTCGCTCCCGCGCTGGGCGTGGGTCGGCACCGCGGCGCCGCTCGTCGTCGTGGTCGCGTGCATGGTGTTGAAGCCGACGTGGGAAGGAGTGCTGCGATGAAGACGCTTCGGCTCGTGAGCCTGCTCGAAGGGATCTCGCTCCTCGTGCTCGTCGGCATCGCGATGCCGCTGAAGCACGTCTGGCACATGCCGCTCGCGGTCCGGATCTGCGGGATGATCCACGGCGTCTTGTTCCTCGCGCTCGTCTCGGCGCTGGTGCGGACGCAGAGCGAGCGCGGCTGGCCGTTGTCGCGCGTCGCGCGCCTCATCGCCCTCGCGCTGCTCCCGTTCGGGTTCATCCCGATCGAGCGCGAGCTGCGACGCGACGCATGACGAGCACGAAGCACCTCGTGCAGTTCATCGTGCAGCAGGGCTTCGACTGAAACGCGGGGCCGGCCGCGCAGTGGCGGCGTCCGGGTCTCCTGACGCGTCTCTTCGGCGCGGTCTAGACTCGTGCGCGATGCATCTCTTCGAGCCGCTCGCGCTTCGTGGCGTCACCCTCGCGAACCGCATCGTCGTCTCTCCGATGTGCCAGTACTCGGCGGAGGACGGGCATCCGGGCACGTGGCATCTCGTCCATCTCGGCAGCCGCGCGGTGGGCGGCGCCGCGCTCGTCTTCACGGAGGCGACGGCGGTGGAGCCGCGGGGCCGCATCTCTCCCGCCGACACGGGCATCTGGAGCGACGCGCACGCGGAGAGCTGGGCCCCGATCGCGCGCTTCATCGCCGCGCACGGCGCCGTCCCCGCGATGCAGCTCGCGCACGCGGGCCGCAAGGCGAGCACGGCCCCGCCGTGGGACGGCGGCAAGGAGGTGCCTCCCGCCGCGGGCGGCTGGCAACCCGTCGCGCCGAGCGCGCTCCCCTTCGCCGACGGCTACCCGCTCCCCGCGGCGCTCACGCGCGCGGAGATCGACGGCGTCGTCGAGGCCTTCGCCGCCGCCGCGGCGCGCGCGGTGGCCGCGGGCTTCCGCGTCGTCGAGATCCACGCCGCGCACGGCTACCTGCTCCACGAACATCTGTCGCCGCTCTCGAACCATCGCACGGACGACTACGGCGGCACGTTCGAGGGCCGCACGCGCCTCCTCCGCCGCGTCGTCGAGCGCGTGCGCGCGTCGATCCCGGACGCGTGCCCGCTCTTCGTCCGCGTCTCGGCGACGGACTGGGTCGACGGTGGCTGGACCCTCGACGACACCTGCACCCTCGCGCAGTCGCTGGTAGACGCAGGCGTGGACCTGCTCGACGTCTCGAGCGGCGGCCTCTCCCCGCAGCAGCGGATCCCGCTCGGCCCGGGCTACCAGACACCTTTCGCCGCCGAGGTCCGCCGCCGAAGCGGCCTACGCACGGGCGCGGTGGGCCTCATCACGTCGCCGCAGCAAGCGGACCACGTCATCCGGACGGAGCAAGCCGACCTGGTCTTCCTCGCGCGGGAGCTCCTTCGCGACCCATATTGGCCCCAGCGCGCCGCAGGCGCGCTGGGCGCGGGGGTGGCGCCGCCGCGCCAATACGCCCGCGCGTGGTAGGCGAATCGCATCTTCCTCGAGGCGCGCTAGCTGTCGGCCTGTCGCTGTTTTCGCGGTCGGCGGCTAGTTAGATTCGAGGCAAATTCGATCTGCGTGTTGAACGGGAATGGGCGCGGACGAGCTGTCGCTTGGGTGTGAGTGCTACGTGAGCTGCCTCGATTCGTTGGCCACGGCGGCCGGACGTGGGGCTCGACGCGACTACGAACCCACGAGTCGTGTGAGCAGGCACGAGGCGCCGGCGATGCCCCATCCCGCGAGGACTTCGCGGGGCGTGTGGCGGCCCTCGCGCACGCGGGCCCAGCTGACCGAGAGCGCGACGATGAGGAACGGCCATGGGCCTCGCGACGACGTCGCGGAGATGAGCACGACCACGCCGACCGGGACCGCGACGTGGCCGCTCACCTTGGTCCCGACCACCGTCGTCAGCGTGAAGAGCGCGGTCGCGATCAGGTTCGCGGTCGTGATGTCGCGCACGATCGCCGGGGCGTCCACGAGATGCACCGCGACGAGGATGACCGTCGCGGCGACGAGGGCGAGCAAGAGGAACCGGGGCCGCTCGGCGCGCACCGACAGGTCACGATCCGAGTACCAGCCTCGCTTCAAGCCGACCCACCAGGTCGCCGCGAGCGGGAGCACCGCGAGGACGAGCACCAGCGTCCAGCCGAGGGCCGCGCGTGTGTCGCGGAGCGTGCTCCACGCGAGCGCGAAGACGCCGAGAGGACCGATGAACCCCGGATGCAGCGCCACGCCCAGCGATCGCGCGAGCGGGTAGACGCGGCGCCGGTCGAAGAGCGACCAGACGATCAAGCCGACGGACGCACCTGCCGCGTCGACCACGAGATCGAACAGCTCCTCACCACCGGGAAGACGTGACCTCGAGAGCGCCTGCGCGAGCTCCTGCGAGCCCGCCACGAGCAAGAACGCCCCCGCGGCGAGGACCACGCGCGCCGCGCCAGGCGACGACGACGGAAACAACCACGCGGCCAGCGCCACCGCCAGCGAGCCATAAAGGACGCTGTGCGCGACGATGTGAAGGGGCTCGCTGGCCAACGCTCGACCGAGGAGCGAACCTGCGGACGGCGCCACATGCTCGAGCGCGAGGGCACACGCGACCATTCCCAGCCCCATCAGTACGACCAACCACCTTGCGCGCATTCCCGTTCAGCATGCGCGGTTTGCCGCGTCGCGCGAGGCGGAACGTGGTGACCGGTCGGAACGGGCGTCGAACGGTCGCGAGATCGGATAGCGTGGCTCGGTCGAGGGTCGAGGGGCGCCGGGCGAGGTCGAGGAGGGAACGTGACTGGCTACACCGTTCATCGCTGTCCGCACTGCGGCGGTCCTTTGCCGGCGCCGTCGGCGACGCGGATGGAGCGCTGCAAGTTCTGCTCGCTCCTCCTCGCGCCGGGACCAGGTGGGTGGCGCGCGGCGCCGGCGGAGGCGCGGGACGAACCGCTGCTCGAGCCGCACTTGCCGCGGCTCTGGGTCGGCGGCCTCCGCTACGCCGTGCTCGGGCGCCTCGCCCACGGCGACGCGAGCGACGTCTATCGTGCGCGACGCGACGCGCGGCTCACCGAGCACGTGCTCCTCAAGATCGCGCGCACGGAGGCCGACCACGCGCGCCTCGAACGCGAACAGGAGACGCTCGCCGCGCTCGAGTCGTCGCGCGTCCAGGGCGCCGCGCATTTCACGCGGCTCCTTCCGCAACGCGTCGATCACGGCGTCGCGCGGCTCGGCATGAACGGCCGCGACGGAGAGTGCCGCTGCACCGTCCTGCGCTGGCGGAGCGGCTTCGTTCACACCTTCGACGACGTCTTCCGCGCGCACTCCGCCGGCGTCACGCCGGAGAGCTCGGTGTGGATGTGGAAGCGCGTCCTCGAGCTCCTCGGGTGGGTTCACCGAAACGACGTCGTGCACGGCGCGGTGGTGCCGGCGCACATGCTCTTGCACGCGCGGGATCATGGCGTCGTCCTCGCCGGGTGGTCGAGCGCAGCCCGGAGCGGCGGCTCCGTCACGCCGCAGACGGACATCGCGATGAGCGCACAGGCCATCCTGCGCGCGCTCGGCGGGGCATCCGCGCCCGCGCCGCTCGCGCGACTGCTCGAGATGCACGCTCACCGCGAGGCAGGGTGCGAGACCGACGCCTGGGCGCTCAAGGACCGCCTCGACGCCGTCGCGCGCGAGGTCTTCGGACCGCCGCGGTTCGTTCGATTCGAGATGCCGGGTTGGTCTTGACGCTATTGGGCAATTGAGCACGAGGAGGCAACGATATGGGGTTTGGGAGCTATAGCTACGAAGCGCACCAGGCGATCGCCGCGAAGCGCGCTGCGCTGCCGGCGCAAGAGGTCTTCAGCCAGCGCAGCATTCATCCGCTCATGGATCCGAAAGGGGTAAAGTTCCGCGAGTGCCGCGACAGCCCCGATCACCCGAATTCGATCGGCATCGTCTTCGCTTTGGACGTGAGCGGATCGATGGGCCAGATCCCCGAGCAGATCGCGCGCAAGGAGCTCCCGACCTTCATGAAGGCGCTCGGGAACGCCGGCGTCGCGGACCCGCAGGTCCTCTTCATGGCATTCCAGGACTGCGCCGGCGGCGTGGCCCCGCTCCAGGTGGGTCAGTTCGAGTCGACCGCCGAGCTCATGGATCAGTGGCTCACGTGGTGCTGGATCATGGGCGGCGGCGCGAGCGCATACGAGTCGTACGACCTCGCCTTCTATTTCGCGGCGCATCACACGAAGATGGATTGCTTCGAGAAGCGAAAGAAGAAGGGATACTTCTTCATGAGCGGCGACGAGCCGTGTTACCCGGCGCTCAAGGCGGAGTGGGTGGAGCGATTCGTCGGCGACAAGCCCGCCGCGGACATCCCGCTCGACAAGGTCGTCGCCGATCTCGAGCAGACCTTCCACGCCTTCTATCTCGTCCCCGACGCCGCGCGCGGCGCCCGCGTCGCGCCGTTCTGGAAGAAGTACCTCGGCGAACGCGCGATCGTGCTCGCGAGCCCGGAGGACACGTGTCCCGTCGCCGCCGGCGCGGTCGCCCTCTCGGAGGGCGCGGTCCCCACCGTCGCAGCGCTCGGCGAGCGCCTCGCGAGCTCGGGCCTGACGGCCGACAGGGTGGAGCGCGTCGTGACGGCGCTCTCACCGTGGGCGAAATCGATCGGCAGGGGCTGAAGACGATGGGCTACGGCGGATACAGCTTCGAGGCACATCAGGCGATCACCGCCGCCCGCGTCGACCTTCCGGCGCAGGAGGTCTTTCGCCAGCGCGAGGTGCATCCGCTCATGCGCCCGCACGGGATCAAGGTGCGCGAGAGTCGCGACAGCGCCGGACATCCCTCCTCGCTCGCGATCGTGCTCGCGCTCGACGTCACCGGCTCGATGGGCGCGATCCCGGAGCTCCTCGCGAAAGAGGAGCTGCCGGGGCTCATCAAGATGCTGATGGCGCACGGCGTGAGCGATCCGCAGGTCTGCTTCATGGCCATAGGCGACGCGTTCCACGATCGCGCGCCGCTCCAGATTGGCCAGTTCGAGTCGACGGCGGAGCTCATGGACCAGTGGCTCACCTGGTCATGGCTCGAAGGCAAAGGGGGAGATCCGGGCCACGAGTCCTACGAGCTCGCGCTCTACTTCGCGGCGCGGCACCTCGAGCTCGATTGCTTTCGGCTGCGCGGCAAACGCGGATACCTCTTCATGACCGGCGACGAAAAGCCTTATCGGCACCTGTCGCGGAGCGTCGTGCGGAGCGTCCTCGGCGACGAGCTCGAGGACGATCTCCCGCTCGCCGTGGTCGTCGACGAGGCGCAGCGCATGCTCGAGCCGTTCTTCCTCATTCCCGATCTCGAGCGGAGGCGGCAGTGCGAGCGCGCCTGGCGTGACGCCCTCGGCGATCGCGTCGTCTGCATGGAGAGCCCGCGCGACACGACCGCGTGCATCGCCGCGATCGTCGCGATCCACGAAGGCGCGGCGCCCGATCTCGACGCCGTCGCGCGGAAGCTCGAGCAGCAAGGCGTCGCGCGCGAGCGCCTCGGCGCCGTCGTCCGCGCGCTCACGCCGTGGGCGGCGTCGTGCGGAAAGGACGGCGCGCCCAATCCGCCGCTCGCGACGCACGCGCCGATCCCTCCGCCCGCGCGATAAGCGATGAGCGATGACCGATGAGCGAACGCGCGTCTGGATCGTCGCCGACCTCGGGTTCGGCGACTCCGGAAAAGGGACGATTACCGATTATCTGGTGCGCACGCGGAGCGCGGAGCTGGTGGTCCGCTGGAACGGCGGCGCGCAAGCGGGCCACACGGTGGTCACGGAGGACGGGCGCGCGCACGTCTTCTCGCAGCTCGGCGCCGGCACCTTCGTCCCCGGCGTGCGGACCCACCTCGCCGAGCCTTTCGTCCTTCACCCCACCGCCTTGCTCGTCGAGGCGCGCCTCCTCGCCGAAACAGGTATTCCCATCGAAGACACGCTCGCCCGACTCACGATCGCGGAGAGCGCATTGGTCATTACCCCCTTTCACCAGGCGACGAACCGCCTCCGCGAGCTCGCGCGCGGCGCCGCCCGTCACGGCACTTGCGGCGTCGGAGTCGGCGAGACCGTTCGCGACGCCCTCGCATCCGGCCCGGACGCCATCCGCGCCCGCGACCTCGTCGGCGATCGCGTCACCTTGCTCCGCAAGCTGAGCGCCACCCGCGAGCGCCTCCTCGCCTCCCTCGCGCCGAGCTCCGGAGCGCCCTCGCGACACGACGAGCTCGTTTCACTCGAGCCGAGCGTCCCGAGCCGCACCGGCGCGCCGAGCGCCGCCGAGGAGCTCGCGATCCTGCGCGATCCTTCCGTGAGCGAGCGCTGGATCGACGCGGTGGAGGCGCTGCGCGCGCGGCGCGGGCTCGTCGTTCCCGACGACGCGCTCGGCGCGATGCTGCGCGCCGGTCCGACCGTGCTCGAGGGCGCGCAGGGGGTCCTCCTCGACGAACGACACGGGTTCCATCCCCACACGACCTGGAGCGACTGCACCACCGCGGCCGCGAGCGCGCTCTTGCGACGACACGGTGTCGACGACGGCATCGAGCGCATCGGCGTGCTGCGGACGTACCTCACGCGCCACGGCGAAGGCCCTTTTCCGAGCGAAGCGCCGGCGCTCGCGGCGCATCTCCCCGAGCCCCACAACGCGAGCGACGGCTGGCAGGGCGCGTTCCGCGTCGGTCATCAGGACATGGTCCTCCTCCGCTACGCGCTGCGCGTCTCCGGCGGCGTGGACGTCCTCGCCCTCACCCACACCGACCGGCTCGCCGCGGTCTCCTCGCTCGTCACCGCCTACGAAGGCGCCGCCGACGCGACCCTGTTCATGCACGATGCACATGGTCGCGCGATCGACCTCTACCCGCAGCAGGAGGAGGCGGACCAAGAGCGGCTCGGTCGCGCGCTCCGCGACGTGCGCGTCGTCCGCGCGCACGTCGCCCCCGACGCCGAGAGCTTCGCCGCCCGCATCACGGAGGAGCTCGGCGTCCCCGTCGCGATCACGTCGGCGGGCCCCACCGCCGCCGACAAACGCGAGCCTACTCGCCGCCCGGCGCGATGAGCTCGCGCGCGACGGCGTAGGTCCGAATCTCCTCCGCGATCGAGGCCGGCATCTGCATGTACGCGGGCGCCCCGGCGGTCAGAAACGCGTCCCACGACTGCCACAGACAAGGGTCCCACCCGCAGAAGGGCCCTTTGATCTCGCAGCCGTAGTCGAGACCTCCGGCCGACGCCGTCACGTCGTAATGCGGATAGAAGTCGGCTTTCGCCTCCCATTTCCACGTGCGCTTTTCGCCGTCGGCCCCGCCCATATCTCGACGATAATCGAGCGGCCGCGCCCTGGGAAGGCACGAGCTCTGCGAACCTGGGACAATGACGATCACGAACGACGTGCGCATGGCAGCCGCTCTTCTCCGGCGACGAGGTGCCCGAAGGGCAGCTCGGGCGCGGCGACGCGTGCGAGGATGCACTTGATGACCGAGCTTCGCGTCGAGCGTGCCGTCGAGGCCGACCTTCCGCGTATCGTCGCGATCTCGAACTGGGCGGCGGAGCATACGGCAGCGAACTTCGCGACCGCGCCCGAGACGCTCGACGACTGGCTCGCGGCCTGGCGCGAGCACGGCGCGCTTCATCCGTGGTTCGTCGCGCGCGCGGCGGACGGGAGCGTGCTCGGCTTCGCGAAGTCGGCGCCGCACAAGTCGCGCTGCGGCTACGCGTGGAGCGCCGAGGTCTCCGTCTACCTCGACCCCTCGGTCCACGGTCGCGGCGTGGGCACCGCGCTGTACGCGCGGCTCCTCGGGATCCTCGAGGCGCAGGGATACGCGACCGTCATCGCCGGCATCACCGCCGGGCACGTCGCGAGCGAGCGCCTCCACGCCAAGATGGGCTTCGTGCGCTGCGCGACGTTCCATCGCGTCGGCTTCAAGCTCGGGCGCTGGCACGACGTCGGCTACTGGGAGAAGCTGCTCTCCACCGGCGACGCCGCGCCGACGCCGGTGCGTCGCGTCA
This region of Labilithrix sp. genomic DNA includes:
- the lepB gene encoding signal peptidase I — encoded protein: MSEEEETVEAKEEAKEEVAPAKDAPPKPAREHKKPERPPIKVLRTVYWALWFVLTPFLLACILVWALTPASGIDRGGVLGWIEERVRDQPVPFGIVTFTMFEMALWWVRHHLPLAYHAHPPLRDGLPKGIRGPFEKARALVEEAEAILEKNKGAIEKELSAKERATLKADLDALEDAMEREPFDEEAFLEAAVKADGEVDTKLGRWRKSEAREYAESILIAIAVAMALRAFVVEAFKIPSGSMIPTLQVGDHIFVNKFTYGPAIPWTQSRLWSRMPPERGDVIVFAFPEHPDQDFIKRVIAIPGDKLEARGGHPIINGWEVPSCSAGTYSYSEAPDGSKREGEVFVEFLEDEAYLTFYDRSNLGSEYQGPYFVKPGEVWVMGDNRHNSHDSRLWFGGTGGGVPYEKIKGRALFVWLSVSDSIDWSRMFAPVMGRPPSHGPFPGMNPALKALEGPVDKCLRARPPLEKTRPPAGGGTIR
- a CDS encoding DUF1905 domain-containing protein, producing the protein MSTKKTVMVTLFQEGSTCAIPVPFDPKEVFGKTRAKVVVTINRHTYRSTIASMGGSLWIPLRKSNREAAGVAGSETLKVTLELDEEKREVKPPADLVKALEAAPPAWDAWKALSFSHQREHVEAIEEAKKPETRARRLEKAVEMLSKPKAKSKAK
- a CDS encoding DUF3817 domain-containing protein, whose translation is MGRSAAMKTLRLVSLLEGISLLVLVGIAMPLKHVWHMPLAVRICGMIHGVLFLALVSALVRTQSERGWPLSRVARLIALALLPFGFIPIERELRRDA
- a CDS encoding NADH:flavin oxidoreductase/NADH oxidase; the encoded protein is MHLFEPLALRGVTLANRIVVSPMCQYSAEDGHPGTWHLVHLGSRAVGGAALVFTEATAVEPRGRISPADTGIWSDAHAESWAPIARFIAAHGAVPAMQLAHAGRKASTAPPWDGGKEVPPAAGGWQPVAPSALPFADGYPLPAALTRAEIDGVVEAFAAAAARAVAAGFRVVEIHAAHGYLLHEHLSPLSNHRTDDYGGTFEGRTRLLRRVVERVRASIPDACPLFVRVSATDWVDGGWTLDDTCTLAQSLVDAGVDLLDVSSGGLSPQQRIPLGPGYQTPFAAEVRRRSGLRTGAVGLITSPQQADHVIRTEQADLVFLARELLRDPYWPQRAAGALGAGVAPPRQYARAW
- a CDS encoding phosphatase PAP2 family protein codes for the protein MASEPLHIVAHSVLYGSLAVALAAWLFPSSSPGAARVVLAAGAFLLVAGSQELAQALSRSRLPGGEELFDLVVDAAGASVGLIVWSLFDRRRVYPLARSLGVALHPGFIGPLGVFALAWSTLRDTRAALGWTLVLVLAVLPLAATWWVGLKRGWYSDRDLSVRAERPRFLLLALVAATVILVAVHLVDAPAIVRDITTANLIATALFTLTTVVGTKVSGHVAVPVGVVVLISATSSRGPWPFLIVALSVSWARVREGRHTPREVLAGWGIAGASCLLTRLVGS
- a CDS encoding VWA domain-containing protein → MGFGSYSYEAHQAIAAKRAALPAQEVFSQRSIHPLMDPKGVKFRECRDSPDHPNSIGIVFALDVSGSMGQIPEQIARKELPTFMKALGNAGVADPQVLFMAFQDCAGGVAPLQVGQFESTAELMDQWLTWCWIMGGGASAYESYDLAFYFAAHHTKMDCFEKRKKKGYFFMSGDEPCYPALKAEWVERFVGDKPAADIPLDKVVADLEQTFHAFYLVPDAARGARVAPFWKKYLGERAIVLASPEDTCPVAAGAVALSEGAVPTVAALGERLASSGLTADRVERVVTALSPWAKSIGRG
- a CDS encoding VWA domain-containing protein, which gives rise to MGYGGYSFEAHQAITAARVDLPAQEVFRQREVHPLMRPHGIKVRESRDSAGHPSSLAIVLALDVTGSMGAIPELLAKEELPGLIKMLMAHGVSDPQVCFMAIGDAFHDRAPLQIGQFESTAELMDQWLTWSWLEGKGGDPGHESYELALYFAARHLELDCFRLRGKRGYLFMTGDEKPYRHLSRSVVRSVLGDELEDDLPLAVVVDEAQRMLEPFFLIPDLERRRQCERAWRDALGDRVVCMESPRDTTACIAAIVAIHEGAAPDLDAVARKLEQQGVARERLGAVVRALTPWAASCGKDGAPNPPLATHAPIPPPAR
- a CDS encoding adenylosuccinate synthetase, giving the protein MTDERTRVWIVADLGFGDSGKGTITDYLVRTRSAELVVRWNGGAQAGHTVVTEDGRAHVFSQLGAGTFVPGVRTHLAEPFVLHPTALLVEARLLAETGIPIEDTLARLTIAESALVITPFHQATNRLRELARGAARHGTCGVGVGETVRDALASGPDAIRARDLVGDRVTLLRKLSATRERLLASLAPSSGAPSRHDELVSLEPSVPSRTGAPSAAEELAILRDPSVSERWIDAVEALRARRGLVVPDDALGAMLRAGPTVLEGAQGVLLDERHGFHPHTTWSDCTTAAASALLRRHGVDDGIERIGVLRTYLTRHGEGPFPSEAPALAAHLPEPHNASDGWQGAFRVGHQDMVLLRYALRVSGGVDVLALTHTDRLAAVSSLVTAYEGAADATLFMHDAHGRAIDLYPQQEEADQERLGRALRDVRVVRAHVAPDAESFAARITEELGVPVAITSAGPTAADKREPTRRPAR